The following proteins come from a genomic window of Coffea arabica cultivar ET-39 chromosome 11c, Coffea Arabica ET-39 HiFi, whole genome shotgun sequence:
- the LOC140017005 gene encoding transcription factor HHO3-like: protein MNGMINYHNNNHHDSSNYDEKMQRTQEYIDSLEEERRKILVFQRELPLCLELVTQAIETCKQQLSSGTTVTEYNFHGQSECSEQTSTDGPVLEEFIPIKRALSSDDDEQQSRKPKKSNISNGNDKDNKSNNNDKAASSKKSDWLRSVQLWNQTPDPPQKEDSPKKVSVVEVKRNGSSGGAFHPFKKEKSIGANAGKLDVPKSGDKTSIPAAEASSTEETGGTSGGGGGGNGGSKKEEKEGQSQRKSRRCWSPELHKRFLLALQQLGGAHVATPKQIRELMKVDGLTNDEVKSHLQKYRLHNRRPSPSIHSNNNPQAPQFVVVGGIWVPPPEYAAMAATTGSGEASGGANSNGIYAPIPTLPPPFHDPSASLKQKQRHKQLHSDDRGSNSGGGGHSNSHSTSSSTDTATTSPNY from the exons ATGAATGGTATGATCAACTATCATAATAATAACCATCATGATAGTAGTAATTACGATGAGAAAATGCAGAGAACTCAAGAGTATATTGATTCtttggaagaagaaagaagaaagattcTTGTCTTCCAGCGTGAGCTTCCCCTTTGTCTAGAGCTTGTCACTCAAG CTattgaaacatgcaaacaacAGTTGTCATCAGGAACAACAGTAACTGAGTACAATTTTCACGGGCAATCTGAATGCTCTGAGCAGACATCAACTGATGGGCCAGTTTTGGAAGAATTTATTCCTATAAAAAGAGCTTTATCATCTGATGATGATGAGCAACAATCCCGCAAGCCGAAAAAGAGTAATATTAGTAATGGTAATGATAAGGATAACAAGAGTAATAATAATGACAAAGCTGCATCATCCAAGAAGTCTGACTGGCTTAGATCTGTCCAGTTATGGAATCAGACCCCAGATCCACCTCAAAAAGag gatTCACCTAAAAAGGTGTCAGTTGTGGAGGTGAAGAGAAATGGAAGCAGTGGTGGAGCTTTTCATCCatttaagaaagaaaagagtATTGGTGCCAATGCTGGTAAATTAGATGTTCCTAAAAGTGGTGATAAGACATCTATCCCCGCGGCCGAAGCTAGCTCCACGGAGGAGACAGGTGGCActagtggtggtggtggtggtggaaatGGAGGAAGTaagaaggaagagaaagaaggacaatctcaaagaaaatcaagaagGTGTTGGTCACCTGAATTACACAAGAGGTTCTTGTTAGCCCTTCAACAACTTGGTGGCGCGCATG TTGCCACCCCTAAACAAATTAGGGAATTAATGAAGGTAGATGGGCTCACCAATGACGAAGTTAAAAGTCATTTACAG AAATATCGTTTGCATAATAGAAGGCCCAGTCCATCCATTCACAGCAATAACAATCCACAAGCACCACAGTTTGTTGTGGTGGGGGGAATATGGGTGCCACCACCAGAATATGCTGCCATGGCTGCAACCACTGGCTCTGGGGAAGCATCTGGAGGTGCCAATTCTAATGGAATCTATGCTCCAATTCCTACATTACCTCCTCCCTTTCATGATCCCTCGGCATCTTTAAAGCAAAAGCAGCGACATAAGCAGTTACACTCTGATGACCGCGGCAGCAATAGTGGCGGTGGGGGGCATTCCAATTCCCACTCCACCTCCTCCTCTACTGACACCGCCACTACTTCGCCAAACTACTGA